Proteins encoded within one genomic window of Humulus lupulus chromosome 1, drHumLupu1.1, whole genome shotgun sequence:
- the LOC133782093 gene encoding ribosome-inactivating protein cucurmosin-like, translating to MKGGSINMIVQIIMVALATMSTPLTATISTVSFNTKFEGASVGPYQVFMSSLRTALSSGAESYGIKVLRTRAAAVGDKQFVYVRLYNPSTVSITFALDALNSYVVAYQVDAEKRCYFFREAPPNSKTVLFNQCTKKVDVNLVTSYVNLGDREKTRVGFKPLDQSLEAFRRFDSKDPTNELRQNLLVVIQMVAEAGRFKYIQQKMEWKGFDSGFLPGGDLISFENNWDALSRAIQQSKDGKFTPIQLKKEDNTPRVVSTVAEVKNDMGLLLNAGTTTMMSGEESFEEIAASY from the coding sequence ATGAAAGGAGGATCAATCAACATGATTGTGCAGATTATTATGGTGGCATTGGCAACTATGTCGACTCCTTTAACAGCAACCATCAGCACAGTGAGTTTCAACACCAAATTCGAAGGTGCGAGTGTGGGGCCATACCAGGTGTTCATGTCATCTCTACGAACAGCACTGTCCAGTGGAGCCGAGAGCTATGGCATCAAAGTGCTGCGTACGAGAGCTGCAGCAGTCGGAGACAAACAGTTTGTCTATGTCAGACTTTACAATCCAAGTACTGTCTCCATCACATTCGCACTAGACGCTCTCAACTCGTACGTGGTGGCTTATCAAGTAGATGCAGAGAAGCGTTGCTACTTCTTCAGAGAAGCTCCACCTAACTCCAAAACTGTACTTTTCAATCAGTGCACCAAAAAAGTTGATGTTAATCTCGTGACTAGCTATGTCAACTTAGGTGACAGAGAGAAAACTAGGGTGGGATTCAAGCCACTAGACCAATCCCTCGAAGCATTCAGAAGATTTGATAGCAAGGATCCCACGAACGAGCTTCGTCAGAATCTTCTGGTCGTTATCCAAATGGTGGCTGAGGCTGGAAGGTTCAAGTATATTCAGCAGAAAATGGAGTGGAAAGGCTTTGACTCGGGGTTTCTCCCAGGAGGTGATCTTATTAGTTTTGAGAATAATTGGGATGCACTTTCGAGAGCAATACAGCAATCTAAAGATGGAAAATTTACTCCAATTCAGTTGAAAAAGGAAGACAATACTCCACGCGTTGTTTCCACTGTTGCAGAAGTGAAAAACGACATGGGACTCTTGCTCAATGCAGGCACAACAACCATGATGAGTGGTGAAGAAAGCTTTGAAGAAATAGCTGCTTCGTATTAA